The Bacillus sp. Marseille-Q1617 genome has a segment encoding these proteins:
- a CDS encoding DedA family protein, with product MLEFIINAIRELGMWGLLAGNAIEASSLPFPGVLVTLTYGYLLDPSWGKLISLAIFSSLIYTVFSYIPYVIGFKIKHTIKDKTNDKNTRKVEKAQKWFRKYGVWSIALSRPLGIGNYISYASGISKVNKIKFGVLTFIGIFPVTFIMLIVGKNGHLESVQALMSSVQNYIFIGGAVLLILYIAYKFLYSAKKKKGGDSSQENITPKTAKQGES from the coding sequence ATGCTGGAGTTTATTATAAATGCGATTAGAGAACTGGGGATGTGGGGACTGTTGGCCGGGAACGCAATCGAAGCTTCTTCTCTGCCTTTCCCTGGGGTATTAGTCACACTGACATATGGATATCTGCTTGACCCCTCATGGGGAAAGCTGATCAGTCTTGCTATTTTCAGCAGTCTGATTTATACCGTATTCAGTTACATTCCGTATGTGATCGGATTTAAAATAAAGCATACAATCAAAGATAAAACAAATGATAAAAACACAAGGAAAGTCGAAAAAGCCCAGAAGTGGTTCAGAAAGTATGGTGTATGGAGCATCGCTCTTTCGCGACCACTCGGGATCGGGAATTATATCTCCTACGCCTCCGGAATAAGTAAAGTAAACAAGATAAAGTTTGGCGTTCTTACGTTTATAGGAATCTTTCCAGTTACCTTTATCATGTTAATTGTCGGTAAAAATGGGCATTTAGAGTCGGTTCAGGCGTTAATGAGCAGTGTACAGAACTATATTTTCATCGGCGGGGCTGTATTACTCATCCTTTACATTGCTTACAAATTTCTATACTCGGCCAAAAAGAAGAAAGGCGGAGACTCTTCCCAAGAAAACATAACTCCTAAAACGGCAAAGCAAGGTGAGTCATAA
- the mutS gene encoding DNA mismatch repair protein MutS, translated as MTQYTPMIRQYLQVKADYQDAFLFFRLGDFYEMFFDDAISASQELEITLTSRDGGGEERIPMCGVPYHSAPNYIEQLIDKGYKVAICEQTEDPKQAKGVVRREVVQLITPGTVMDGKGLNDKENNYIASVTPFDDLIFGLSYSDLTTGESKVTLVTDGIQTLLNELSTIGAKEVVLPLDIDEEIQRKINERNELTLSFEGETRLDVSFSHLLASLEQDKLKEAAARLFQYLFRTQKRSLDHLQKVETYHIYQYMKMDYYSKRNLELTETIRSKGKKGSLLWLLDETMTAMGARLLKQWIDRPLIQLKDIQKRQTVVEVLLERFFERQDLRERLKEVYDLERLAGRVAFGNVNARDLIQLKKSLQQIPVLRHLVETMGNEATDQLVSELDPCEELTDLLEQALVDNPPLSIKEGSLMRDGYHEELDQYRDASKNGKSWIAELERKERERTGIRSLKVGFNRVFGYYIEVTKANLQHLEEGRYERKQTLTNAERFITPELKEKESLILQADEKSVDLEYELFIGIRETVKEYIPRLQKLARLVSELDVLQCFATVSEKRHYNKPSFNDDRKIILKDGRHPVVEKVMGAQEYVPNDCYMDAEREMLLITGPNMSGKSTYMRQVALTSILAQIGCYVPADQADLPIFDQVFTRIGAADDLISGQSTFMVEMLEAKNAIVNATQQSLILFDEIGRGTSTYDGMALAQAIIEYIHENIGAKTLFSTHYHELTILEEELRKVKNVHVSAMEQNGKLVFLHKIKDGAADKSYGIHVAELADLPPALIQRANEILSQLEQKEDGLSLSKQDADLRRDAKSEAAPVNDEIAQLSFFQTEKKGSNDLPVKSKEKKLLDELKKLDILEMTPLDAMNTLYSIQKKLKN; from the coding sequence ATGACTCAATATACGCCTATGATCAGGCAATATTTACAGGTGAAGGCAGATTATCAGGATGCCTTTTTATTTTTTCGTTTGGGAGATTTTTATGAAATGTTCTTTGATGATGCGATTTCAGCATCCCAGGAACTTGAAATAACGTTAACAAGCCGCGATGGGGGCGGCGAGGAAAGAATTCCTATGTGCGGGGTCCCTTATCATTCAGCACCTAATTACATAGAACAATTGATCGACAAAGGCTACAAAGTCGCCATATGCGAACAGACAGAGGATCCGAAGCAGGCAAAGGGAGTCGTCCGAAGGGAAGTGGTGCAGCTTATCACCCCAGGGACGGTAATGGACGGAAAGGGATTGAATGATAAGGAGAACAACTATATTGCCTCCGTGACACCTTTTGACGACCTTATTTTCGGGCTCTCATATAGTGACCTCACTACCGGTGAATCTAAAGTGACCTTGGTAACGGATGGGATCCAAACATTATTAAATGAACTATCTACCATTGGGGCAAAAGAAGTTGTCCTTCCACTTGATATAGATGAGGAAATTCAAAGAAAGATCAATGAAAGAAATGAGCTTACACTTTCATTTGAAGGGGAAACAAGACTGGATGTTTCTTTCTCTCATCTTCTTGCATCCCTTGAACAGGATAAACTGAAAGAGGCAGCCGCCAGGCTCTTTCAATATTTGTTCCGTACCCAGAAAAGAAGCCTGGATCATTTGCAGAAAGTAGAGACCTATCATATCTATCAATATATGAAGATGGATTACTATTCAAAACGGAATCTCGAATTGACCGAAACGATCCGATCCAAAGGAAAAAAAGGCTCACTCCTCTGGCTTCTTGATGAAACCATGACGGCCATGGGCGCACGTCTGCTGAAACAATGGATAGATCGTCCTCTTATCCAATTAAAAGATATCCAAAAACGTCAGACTGTGGTTGAAGTCCTTTTGGAAAGGTTCTTTGAGAGACAGGACCTGAGGGAACGTCTAAAAGAAGTGTATGATTTGGAGCGGTTGGCAGGAAGGGTCGCCTTCGGGAATGTCAATGCACGTGATCTTATCCAGTTGAAAAAATCACTTCAGCAGATCCCTGTCTTAAGACACCTAGTTGAGACCATGGGAAATGAAGCAACAGATCAACTTGTCTCAGAATTGGATCCGTGTGAAGAGCTGACTGATTTATTGGAACAGGCACTGGTTGACAACCCTCCTCTTTCAATTAAAGAAGGCAGCCTCATGAGGGATGGATACCATGAAGAGCTGGATCAGTATCGAGATGCAAGTAAGAACGGAAAAAGCTGGATTGCAGAACTCGAACGAAAAGAGAGAGAGCGTACGGGAATCCGTTCATTGAAAGTCGGTTTTAATCGGGTATTCGGTTATTACATCGAAGTGACAAAAGCCAATCTTCAGCATTTAGAAGAGGGACGGTATGAAAGAAAGCAAACATTAACAAATGCGGAGCGCTTTATTACACCTGAATTAAAGGAGAAAGAATCCCTCATTCTTCAGGCTGATGAAAAATCAGTGGATTTAGAGTATGAGCTTTTTATAGGGATCCGCGAAACGGTGAAAGAGTATATTCCGCGTCTTCAGAAATTGGCCAGACTGGTAAGTGAACTTGATGTCCTTCAATGTTTTGCAACGGTAAGCGAGAAAAGGCATTACAATAAACCTTCATTTAATGATGATCGGAAAATCATTCTTAAGGATGGCCGTCACCCTGTAGTTGAAAAAGTCATGGGTGCTCAGGAATATGTGCCAAATGACTGCTATATGGATGCAGAACGGGAAATGCTGTTAATCACTGGACCTAACATGTCGGGTAAAAGTACGTATATGCGTCAAGTAGCCCTTACATCCATCCTTGCCCAAATCGGTTGTTATGTCCCTGCAGATCAAGCAGACCTGCCGATTTTTGATCAGGTATTTACCCGCATCGGTGCAGCCGATGACTTGATTTCCGGCCAGAGCACGTTTATGGTTGAAATGCTCGAGGCAAAGAATGCAATCGTCAATGCGACGCAGCAGAGTTTGATCCTATTCGATGAAATAGGCCGTGGAACTTCCACATACGACGGTATGGCTCTTGCTCAGGCGATCATTGAATATATACATGAAAATATCGGTGCAAAAACGCTGTTTTCCACGCATTATCATGAATTGACCATCCTTGAAGAAGAATTGAGAAAAGTGAAAAATGTCCATGTCAGTGCAATGGAACAGAACGGAAAACTTGTTTTCCTTCACAAAATCAAAGATGGGGCTGCCGATAAAAGTTACGGGATCCATGTAGCGGAACTTGCCGATCTCCCGCCAGCACTGATTCAGCGAGCGAACGAGATATTATCCCAGCTTGAACAAAAGGAAGACGGGTTGTCTCTATCCAAACAGGATGCGGATCTGAGAAGAGATGCAAAATCAGAAGCCGCTCCGGTTAATGATGAAATCGCTCAGTTATCCTTTTTCCAGACAGAAAAGAAGGGTTCCAATGATTTACCTGTTAAATCAAAAGAAAAGAAACTCCTGGATGAACTAAAGAAACTCGATATACTTGAAATGACCCCGTTGGATGCGATGAACACTTTATATTCAATCCAAAAAAAGTTAAAAAACTAA
- the mutL gene encoding DNA mismatch repair endonuclease MutL encodes MAKIFQLDDSLSNKIAAGEVVERPASVVKELLENSIDANGNVIEIHIEEAGLNSIRIIDNGDGIEEEDVETAFRRHATSKIKDENDLFRIRTLGFRGEALPSIASVSHFTLKTSTGNGPGTFIELQGGEIVKLENTSSRKGTDITVSQIFFNTPARLKYLKTIHTELGNISDVVNRIALAHPDVSIKLLHNGKSLLHTNGNGDVLQVLAAIYGVGIAKKMVPIDVSTLDFRINGYVSLPEVTRASRNYISTMINGRFIKNYALAKAIGEGYHTLLPIGRHPIVLLNIEMDPVLVDVNVHPSKMEVRISKESELNTLVTDGIKTIFKRKELIPSGAIVQRAAKPKSDQTYMDLDHRPVPEKKEARISWPVTEPDHGIGDVKKKQTYDSHQMVNEEKTPLPTETTALINDTKETMHVESEMIQTKEVELNEAANESFRVPPLYPVGQMHGTYIFAQNDQGLYIIDQHAAQERIKYEYFKEKVGQVAKELQELLVPMTLEYSTDEYIKINENRSALEEVGVFLEEFGHNSFIVRSHPQWFPQGEEKETIEDMIQQVLKMNRVDIRRLREEAAIMMSCKGSIKANHYLRNDEILALLDELRRTTDPFTCPHGRPIIIHYSTYEMEKMFKRIM; translated from the coding sequence GTGGCGAAAATCTTTCAACTAGACGACTCGCTTTCAAACAAAATTGCCGCGGGCGAGGTTGTTGAAAGGCCCGCTTCAGTCGTAAAAGAACTCTTGGAAAATAGTATAGATGCTAATGGAAACGTAATTGAAATTCATATAGAAGAAGCGGGTCTCAACTCCATCCGCATCATTGATAATGGCGATGGCATCGAAGAAGAAGATGTTGAGACAGCTTTCAGGCGTCATGCAACGAGTAAGATAAAAGATGAAAATGATCTCTTCCGGATCCGCACATTGGGGTTTAGAGGAGAGGCACTGCCGAGTATCGCTTCAGTTTCTCATTTCACTCTGAAAACAAGTACGGGAAATGGCCCTGGTACATTCATCGAGCTCCAGGGAGGGGAGATTGTGAAACTGGAGAATACTTCTTCAAGGAAAGGAACAGATATCACAGTTTCACAGATTTTCTTTAATACTCCCGCGAGGTTAAAGTACTTAAAGACCATTCATACAGAACTTGGAAACATCAGTGACGTCGTAAACCGCATTGCGCTGGCTCATCCCGATGTGTCAATTAAACTGCTGCATAATGGCAAATCACTTCTTCATACGAATGGAAACGGTGATGTCCTTCAAGTACTGGCGGCCATCTATGGAGTGGGAATCGCAAAGAAAATGGTTCCTATTGATGTAAGTACACTTGACTTCCGTATAAATGGATATGTCTCTCTCCCTGAGGTCACCCGTGCATCAAGAAATTATATTTCCACGATGATCAATGGGAGGTTCATTAAGAATTATGCTTTGGCAAAAGCGATAGGAGAAGGGTATCATACACTGCTCCCGATTGGGAGGCACCCGATTGTTTTATTAAATATTGAAATGGACCCTGTTCTAGTAGATGTAAACGTCCATCCTTCCAAAATGGAAGTCCGTATAAGCAAGGAAAGTGAATTAAATACGCTAGTGACGGATGGGATTAAAACGATCTTTAAAAGGAAGGAACTCATTCCTTCTGGAGCTATTGTTCAGAGAGCCGCGAAACCGAAGTCTGATCAAACGTATATGGACTTGGATCACAGACCTGTACCCGAAAAGAAAGAAGCGCGCATTTCATGGCCTGTGACTGAACCAGACCATGGGATCGGGGATGTGAAAAAGAAACAAACGTATGATTCACATCAAATGGTAAATGAAGAGAAAACACCTTTACCTACTGAAACAACTGCTTTAATTAATGATACGAAAGAAACAATGCACGTTGAATCTGAAATGATTCAAACAAAAGAGGTCGAGCTGAATGAAGCAGCTAATGAATCATTCAGGGTTCCCCCTCTTTATCCTGTGGGACAGATGCACGGCACATATATTTTTGCTCAAAATGACCAAGGACTGTATATCATTGATCAACATGCTGCACAGGAACGCATCAAATATGAATATTTCAAAGAAAAAGTCGGTCAGGTGGCCAAGGAGCTTCAAGAGCTGCTCGTACCGATGACATTGGAGTATTCCACTGATGAGTATATAAAAATAAATGAAAACCGATCAGCACTTGAAGAAGTGGGGGTCTTCCTTGAAGAGTTCGGCCATAACAGCTTCATTGTACGTTCCCATCCCCAATGGTTTCCTCAAGGGGAAGAAAAAGAAACCATCGAAGATATGATTCAGCAGGTGTTAAAAATGAATCGGGTGGATATCAGGAGGCTGCGGGAGGAAGCAGCAATCATGATGAGCTGCAAAGGCTCTATTAAGGCCAATCATTATCTCAGGAATGATGAGATTCTTGCATTGTTAGATGAATTGAGGAGGACGACCGATCCTTTCACATGTCCACACGGACGCCCTATCATCATTCATTACTCCACATATGAAATGGAAAAAATGTTCAAGCGAATAATGTAA
- a CDS encoding FAD-binding oxidoreductase, whose amino-acid sequence MFLNSIKKKSIFIILILLLAYSSAFTLIASNKKEENVISDVGRLMPTKIKKVIKGKEENSMIETITDANENDLKISVAGKRHSQGGHTYYQDGVVLDMTDYNEILHVDPGKKTIHVQSGATWDDIQRAVNPYGLAVKVMQSQNIFTIGGSLSVNVHGRDIRNGSLIETVNWFRLLKPDGTIIKVSRTENSEYFPLVIGGYGLFGVILDCELQLTEDELYTMRTEEISYEEYTEYFKENVLAEDKVKMHLGRISTAPHSFLEEMYVTDYYSSENQKEYSVYSELKEERFTFLTKFLLGLSRDFNWGKDAFWDMQKAFFLKRNEKLVTRNNVMRSESEFLEYEAKNNTDILQEYFVPVDEYEDYINDLRTYLQKRDLNLLNITVRYVERNNEAVMSFAKEDMFALVLLINQGMNEEDMAETEETVRGMIDITLEHGGSYYLPYYEYPTIDQMKEAYPNSEEFFQQKRKLDPDERFMNQFYEKYGL is encoded by the coding sequence ATGTTTTTAAATTCTATAAAGAAAAAGAGTATCTTTATCATTCTTATTCTATTACTTGCTTACTCTTCAGCTTTTACATTAATTGCGTCAAACAAAAAAGAAGAAAATGTCATATCAGACGTGGGGCGTTTAATGCCGACTAAAATCAAGAAAGTGATAAAAGGCAAGGAAGAAAACAGTATGATTGAAACAATCACAGATGCGAATGAAAATGATCTAAAGATATCGGTTGCGGGCAAACGGCACAGCCAAGGGGGACATACGTATTATCAAGATGGCGTTGTGTTGGATATGACGGATTATAATGAAATTCTACATGTCGATCCCGGGAAAAAGACGATACATGTACAAAGCGGGGCGACTTGGGATGATATTCAACGGGCAGTGAATCCGTATGGTTTAGCGGTGAAAGTGATGCAATCACAAAATATATTCACAATAGGAGGTTCTCTCTCTGTAAATGTCCATGGAAGGGATATTAGAAACGGATCATTAATCGAGACAGTCAACTGGTTCAGATTATTGAAACCGGATGGGACGATTATAAAGGTTTCCAGGACTGAAAACAGTGAATATTTCCCTTTGGTGATAGGGGGATATGGCTTATTCGGGGTCATCCTTGATTGTGAACTTCAATTAACGGAAGATGAATTATATACGATGAGAACGGAAGAAATATCATACGAAGAGTATACGGAATATTTTAAAGAAAATGTACTGGCTGAAGATAAAGTGAAAATGCATTTAGGGAGAATCTCGACAGCCCCTCATTCCTTTTTGGAAGAGATGTATGTAACAGACTATTATTCAAGTGAAAATCAAAAAGAATACAGTGTGTACAGTGAACTTAAAGAGGAGAGGTTCACTTTTTTAACTAAGTTCCTGCTCGGGTTATCCCGGGATTTCAATTGGGGGAAGGATGCATTCTGGGACATGCAGAAAGCATTCTTTCTCAAGCGCAATGAGAAATTGGTGACGAGAAACAACGTCATGCGTTCAGAATCGGAATTCCTTGAATATGAAGCAAAGAATAATACTGATATTCTACAGGAATATTTTGTCCCTGTGGATGAATATGAAGATTATATCAACGACTTAAGGACCTACCTTCAAAAAAGGGATTTAAATTTGTTGAACATTACTGTCCGGTATGTTGAGCGTAACAATGAGGCAGTCATGTCTTTCGCTAAAGAGGATATGTTTGCACTGGTGCTCCTCATTAATCAAGGAATGAATGAAGAAGATATGGCAGAGACAGAAGAAACAGTGAGGGGGATGATCGACATTACTTTAGAGCATGGTGGCAGTTATTATTTGCCCTATTATGAGTATCCGACAATAGATCAGATGAAAGAGGCCTACCCGAATAGTGAGGAATTCTTTCAACAGAAAAGAAAACTGGACCCCGACGAACGCTTCATGAATCAATTTTATGAGAAGTATGGCTTATGA
- a CDS encoding MFS transporter, whose product MRWFILSQSFAMTAASVSFPFYLLFIQNIGRSFSSFGFAYGLFTLSAALSHRLIGKLADQSGGLRLLIFYAVGMSFLFLLIPSVTSIETVYFIQIILGILGAVQKTSEKLVLSDIPHAGSRGKMIGNYHFWTSLSSSFAVMGTGLFLNYFTIHYIFYGCSMFFLISGISLIFGHEERIQTNKLPTKKTKGG is encoded by the coding sequence ATGAGATGGTTCATATTATCCCAAAGTTTCGCCATGACTGCAGCTAGTGTATCGTTTCCGTTCTATTTGCTCTTCATACAGAATATTGGCCGGTCATTTTCTTCCTTTGGATTTGCATACGGGTTATTCACGCTGAGTGCAGCACTCAGTCACCGCTTGATCGGGAAGTTGGCGGATCAATCAGGCGGTTTGAGACTATTGATCTTTTATGCTGTTGGAATGAGCTTTCTCTTCCTCCTCATACCTTCTGTGACATCTATAGAGACAGTTTATTTCATCCAAATCATCCTCGGTATTCTGGGAGCCGTCCAAAAGACGAGTGAAAAGCTGGTCCTCAGTGATATTCCGCATGCCGGCAGCAGGGGCAAGATGATCGGAAACTATCATTTTTGGACTTCCCTGAGCTCTAGTTTTGCTGTCATGGGGACCGGTCTATTTTTGAATTACTTTACCATCCATTATATTTTTTATGGGTGCTCCATGTTTTTTCTGATAAGTGGAATAAGTCTCATCTTTGGTCATGAAGAACGTATACAAACCAATAAACTGCCAACAAAAAAAACGAAAGGGGGCTGA
- a CDS encoding penicillin acylase family protein, translating to MNGGIELQPLKKKKRIAILFWTLGILVFLAGGGIIGVNFYVERSLPLTSGTIALNGLSQDVEVIRDEQGVPHISAETEKDLFIAQGYVQAQDRLFQMDLSRRQASGQLSEIIGKKTVERDKFFRTLGLKRAAEVSYTAYPDEAKQILEWYAEGVNAYMKEAEEEGRLPVEFTLLGYKPKKWTPIDSLTIGKYMAFDLGGHWHGQAFRYWALKNLSEDKAFDLFPSYPEGAPEILSSIKELSIDIEDSFAGAVIPPEFNGSNNWVVSGEKTASGKPLLADDPHLSLGTPSIWYQMHLKAPEMNVSGVIFAGIPGIILGHNEKIAWGVTNTGPDVQDLYIEKKHEQDSTLFLYDDRWEEATVIQEPITVKGEEVIPYEVVITRHGPVISDFAHQTDKEHALSLRWTALDPGLELQAIININKANNWEEFEKALEDFHTPTQNFVFAAKDGTIAYKANGKIPIRNKGDGLIPAPGWDPDYEWKGFVPFDELPSIVNPEKGFIATANNKVIDDSYPYHISHHWAQPYRYMRIAQYLEQKEDLTIQDMKNLQMDQINLHAAEFVPILLRDIKDKDLTSGQSQAVKVLEEWDYKDDKSEAAPLLFHTWMNTLSMDMFEKEIPKEMMDLFEGRQSIVDEMLRKAHEGEVSSWFEPFGGYQSYLQKSLDAAISEIGERYGSSMEQWKWGDYHKVYFEHPMSSASPLLERFFNSKDPVPVGGSRVTVQAASYNQDGVVNHGASWRFVVDTANLTEGYHIVGPGLAGHFKSEWYDNQIDAWVQGEYHKTSLTDVNSENKLVLKAE from the coding sequence ATGAATGGGGGAATAGAGCTTCAACCGTTAAAAAAGAAAAAACGGATAGCTATTTTATTTTGGACGCTCGGGATATTGGTGTTTCTTGCGGGAGGGGGAATCATTGGGGTTAACTTCTATGTGGAGAGGTCATTACCCTTGACTTCCGGAACGATAGCTTTAAACGGATTGTCTCAAGATGTGGAGGTTATCAGGGACGAACAAGGTGTACCTCATATATCGGCAGAAACAGAAAAGGACTTGTTCATTGCCCAGGGATATGTTCAGGCTCAAGACCGATTATTCCAAATGGATTTAAGCAGAAGGCAGGCTTCGGGACAATTAAGTGAAATCATAGGGAAAAAAACCGTTGAAAGGGACAAATTCTTTCGGACTTTAGGGCTCAAGAGGGCTGCGGAAGTATCCTATACAGCCTATCCCGATGAAGCGAAACAGATCCTGGAATGGTATGCAGAAGGCGTCAATGCGTACATGAAGGAAGCAGAAGAAGAGGGCCGGCTGCCGGTCGAATTCACTCTCTTGGGATACAAGCCAAAAAAATGGACGCCAATCGATTCATTGACCATCGGAAAATATATGGCATTCGATTTAGGCGGGCATTGGCATGGACAGGCATTCAGGTATTGGGCGCTGAAGAACCTCTCTGAGGACAAGGCATTTGACCTGTTCCCGTCATATCCGGAAGGTGCACCTGAAATCCTCTCCTCCATCAAGGAGCTTTCAATCGATATAGAAGACTCTTTTGCCGGAGCGGTCATTCCACCGGAATTTAACGGCAGCAACAATTGGGTGGTTAGCGGGGAGAAAACGGCAAGCGGAAAGCCTTTATTGGCTGATGATCCGCATTTATCTCTCGGTACGCCTTCCATTTGGTATCAGATGCATTTAAAAGCCCCCGAAATGAATGTAAGTGGAGTCATCTTCGCTGGAATTCCGGGAATCATCTTAGGTCATAATGAAAAAATCGCTTGGGGAGTAACAAATACAGGTCCGGACGTTCAAGATTTATATATAGAAAAAAAACATGAACAAGATTCAACACTTTTTCTATATGATGATCGGTGGGAAGAAGCGACCGTTATTCAGGAACCGATCACTGTAAAGGGGGAGGAAGTGATTCCTTATGAAGTGGTCATCACCAGACATGGCCCTGTTATTTCAGATTTTGCCCATCAAACGGATAAGGAACATGCGCTCTCACTCAGGTGGACCGCTTTAGATCCAGGTCTCGAACTGCAGGCGATCATAAATATTAATAAAGCAAATAATTGGGAAGAATTCGAGAAGGCACTGGAGGATTTTCATACACCTACTCAAAACTTTGTCTTTGCCGCAAAGGATGGAACGATTGCATATAAAGCGAATGGGAAAATACCAATTCGTAATAAAGGAGACGGATTGATACCGGCTCCAGGGTGGGATCCGGATTATGAATGGAAAGGATTTGTGCCATTTGATGAACTGCCTTCGATTGTCAACCCCGAAAAAGGGTTTATAGCTACCGCGAACAATAAAGTCATTGATGACAGTTATCCCTATCATATCAGTCATCACTGGGCTCAACCTTACAGGTACATGAGAATTGCTCAGTATTTGGAACAAAAGGAAGACTTAACGATACAGGATATGAAAAATCTTCAAATGGACCAAATTAATTTGCACGCTGCAGAGTTTGTACCGATTTTATTAAGGGATATAAAAGATAAAGATTTGACGTCAGGCCAAAGCCAAGCTGTTAAAGTGCTTGAAGAGTGGGACTATAAAGATGATAAATCCGAAGCAGCACCGTTGTTGTTTCACACTTGGATGAACACGTTATCAATGGATATGTTTGAAAAAGAAATACCAAAGGAAATGATGGATCTTTTTGAAGGGCGTCAAAGTATAGTAGATGAAATGCTGAGAAAAGCTCATGAAGGGGAAGTATCCTCATGGTTTGAACCATTTGGCGGATATCAATCGTATCTGCAGAAATCATTGGATGCTGCCATAAGTGAAATTGGGGAACGGTATGGTTCTTCCATGGAACAATGGAAATGGGGCGATTACCACAAGGTTTATTTTGAGCATCCCATGTCAAGTGCCTCTCCGCTTTTAGAACGGTTCTTCAATAGTAAAGATCCGGTTCCCGTCGGCGGAAGCAGGGTCACTGTCCAGGCAGCGAGTTATAATCAAGATGGGGTCGTCAACCATGGTGCCTCATGGAGATTTGTTGTAGACACTGCAAACCTTACAGAAGGATATCATATTGTGGGACCTGGGCTGGCCGGCCACTTCAAGAGTGAATGGTACGATAATCAAATTGATGCGTGGGTACAGGGGGAGTATCATAAAACGTCATTGACTGATGTAAACAGTGAAAATAAATTAGTGTTGAAAGCTGAATGA
- the miaA gene encoding tRNA (adenosine(37)-N6)-dimethylallyltransferase MiaA — MAHATKQKLIVLIGPTAVGKTKTSIHLANTFNAEIISGDSMQIYKGMDIGTAKITEKEMAGVPHHLIDIRDPMEPFSAAEFQQLVRGKISEIHSRGKMPMIVGGTGLYIQSVIFDYQFTEAPGDAEYRFSLEKEVKENGIAPLYDDLRRIDPEAARNIHPNNTRRVIRALEIYHCTGKTMTDYQVGQSHELLYDTALIGLNMDREKLYDRINRRVDLMLDEGLLEEVKTLFDLGVREVQSVQAIGYKEIYEYLEGNISLERAIEDLKQNSRRYAKRQLTWFRNKMDVNWFDVTDENHHQKIIKEISEFIAGKLKLKSN; from the coding sequence ATGGCTCATGCTACCAAACAAAAATTGATCGTACTCATCGGTCCGACTGCTGTTGGAAAAACCAAAACAAGCATTCATCTTGCCAATACGTTCAATGCAGAAATCATAAGCGGGGATTCTATGCAAATTTATAAAGGCATGGATATCGGTACTGCTAAAATAACAGAAAAAGAGATGGCAGGGGTTCCGCATCATTTAATTGATATTAGAGACCCCATGGAACCGTTTTCTGCTGCAGAATTCCAACAGCTTGTCAGAGGTAAAATATCGGAGATTCATTCTCGTGGGAAAATGCCCATGATTGTAGGGGGTACAGGGTTATATATACAATCTGTCATTTTCGATTATCAGTTTACGGAGGCACCGGGAGATGCTGAGTATCGTTTTAGTCTCGAAAAAGAAGTGAAGGAAAACGGTATTGCACCCTTGTATGATGACTTGCGACGCATTGATCCGGAAGCTGCAAGAAATATCCACCCTAACAATACACGGAGGGTCATCCGCGCTTTGGAGATTTACCATTGTACCGGTAAGACGATGACCGATTATCAGGTAGGTCAATCTCATGAATTGCTTTATGACACAGCGTTGATTGGTTTGAACATGGACAGGGAAAAGCTTTATGACCGCATAAACAGGAGAGTCGATCTCATGCTCGATGAAGGACTCCTGGAAGAAGTTAAAACTCTTTTTGATCTTGGAGTGCGGGAGGTTCAATCCGTTCAAGCTATCGGGTATAAAGAGATATATGAATACTTGGAAGGAAATATAAGCCTGGAGCGGGCAATCGAGGATCTTAAGCAGAATTCCAGGAGATATGCAAAAAGGCAGTTAACGTGGTTTCGCAATAAGATGGATGTAAACTGGTTTGATGTGACCGATGAAAATCATCATCAAAAAATTATCAAGGAGATTTCCGAATTTATTGCAGGAAAGCTTAAACTAAAGTCGAATTAG
- the hfq gene encoding RNA chaperone Hfq, which translates to MKQSINIQDQFLNQLRKDNSLCTVFLLNGFQIRGHVKGFDNFTVLFECEGKQQLVYKHAISTFAPQRNVQINFEDSN; encoded by the coding sequence ATGAAACAATCCATTAATATTCAAGATCAATTTCTCAACCAATTGCGTAAAGACAATTCACTTTGTACGGTATTCCTTTTGAATGGCTTCCAAATCCGCGGTCATGTCAAGGGGTTTGATAATTTTACCGTTCTATTTGAATGTGAAGGGAAACAGCAGCTTGTTTATAAGCATGCGATTTCAACATTCGCTCCTCAGCGAAATGTTCAAATAAATTTTGAAGATAGTAATTAA